A stretch of DNA from Parabacteroides pacaensis:
ACAGATTTTATTGAAGTTTCTTTAGAAGGAAATGTAACCGAGTTGAAGCGGATTATAAAGGGAGAAACGAACCTCGTAAGCGGTACAGTCTCCTCCGGATCGGACATCACGTCGTTTAAATATGCAATTAAAAAGAAGGGTGCACTTGGTTCCTTTGCAGAGGCAACCTTAACGGAAAATATGGGAAACGAAGCTAAGTTCTCATTTCCGGTGGAAGGGGACGAAGGTGTGGAAGCTGTAGAAGTAGAAATTACGAATCAAGGAGGCAAAACGATAACTGTCGATTACAAAATACCCGCATTAAGAACACGAGTAGCTTTCCTGGAAAATGTAGAAATGTCTACGGACCCGGCAGATAATAAGTGTTTCTTGGCATTATATGAAAAAACTCCTGTTTTCGGTGTTTCTACTGCCTTGGAAAAACAAAACCGGATTGATTTTTATTTGGCCAATAAGGGAAGTGGCGTACAACCTCTTTCTCCTCATGCTTATGGAGCCGGAACTGCGTATTATAATGCTTCTTTACCTTATATCAAAGGTTTTACGGAATTGACTTATGCTTACTTGTCGTCAAGAAGAGGAAAATTAATAAAGGAAGAATTTGATAATATAGTAACCGAAAATGAGCTGGATGAATTATTGGAATACCGCATTATAGGGCCGAAGCCGGATGGAGAAGGATACGGTATAAAAACAGCGAGCCGCAGAGTAGGCGATACCTTCAATACAAGCAGTAAAAAAGACGGTGGTTTTATTATCGGCTGGGGTTCACATACACATCCCACAGTATCACCTGTCGTAGTACGAAATAATTCTTTCGCGATTGTTTGGGTAAAAAGCGTAACTCAAAAGGCGAACGGACATTATGTAATGGTTTTCGATGTAAAGTATCCGGTAGCCGACCAACGGGCTGCTAATAATACGGCATCAATACAACCTTATGAACCTTACCCTTTGTAATTTAGAAAGATAAAGCTACCTTTGAAGGGGAATGGCAATTGGTTAATCAACTCTAATCCATTCCCCTGTTCAAAGATATATCGATCAAATGCTTACAAATAACATCAAACGAATGAAAACATCTTACCTATCAAGCATTTTAATTTGTTTATCGTTGCTTTCGGCAACCGTCTCCGCTCAACAAGAATCTTTGGTTTCTCCCGATGGAAAACTCAAATTTTCCCTCACTGTCTCACATACTCCGCAAAATCAAGGGGAGCTTGTTTATGAAATCTCTTATAAAGACCGGCAAGTGGTTCTCCCCTCCCGATTAGGAATTAGTGGCTGGGAACAAGATATGGAAATAGAAAGCCTCCGTAAGAGCTCTGCAAATGAGACTTGGAAGCCTGTTTACGGGGAAAGGAGCGAAATAAAAGATCAGTATAATCAACATGTATATGTAATCAAGACTAAAAAACGGGGAGACCGTCTACACCTGATTGTAAGAGCTTATGACGCAGGAATAGCTTTTCGTTATCAATACGCAGGAAGCTCTTATCTACGTATCAGTTCTGAGAAAACCAGTTTCCGGTTCCCCGAAAATACGCATGGCTGGTTTGCTCCGTTTGCTCAGGCTGCGTATCAATATCTGCCTTTAAAAGACTGGCCCGGTGAAGCGGAACGCCCCCTGACCCTGAAGTTGGATAACGGTATATATGTAAGCCTCGGAGAAGCGGAAATGGTTAACTACAGCCGCACGAAATTTACCATCCCAAGTGGAGAAGAAAATAAGATCTGCTGCAAAATGTATGATGCGGTAGAAGAAATTGCTCCGTTTGCCACCCCTTGGCGGGTAATAATGGTAGCGGAAAAAGCCAAAGATTTATTACAAAATAACGATATCTTTCTCAATTTGAATCCGTCTTGCCAGATAGAAAACACCTCGTGGATTAAACCCGGAAAAGTCATCAGATGTGTCTCTCTTACTACTGGCGGTGCAAAAAAAACAGTCGACTTTGCAGTTAAACGTAAGTTAGAATACATTCATTTTGATGCCGGATGGTATGGAGCGGAAACCTCTAAAGAATCGGACCCCCGGAAATCGGATGTCGATCCTCAAAGGTGCAGCGTAAACGACTTGGATATACCGGAAGTAGTGAAATACGCAAAAAGTAAAGGAATCGGGGTATGGTTATATGTAAACCAACGTGCCCTTGCCGAACATTTGGATGAAATACTTCCCTTATACCGGACTTGGGGCATTGCCGGAATAAAATTCGGGTTTGTGCATGTAGGAAGTTTCCGTTGGACTACGTGGCTGCACAATGCAGTAAAGCAATGTGCCCGTTATAACTTAATGGTAGATATACACGACGAATACCGCCCCACCGGATTCAGCAGGACCTACCCTAACTTGCTCACGCAGGAAGGCGTACGTGGCAATGAAGAGTTTCCTGACGGTATAGTCAACACAACATTACCGTTTACCCGCTTTTTAGCAGGCCCGGCGGATTATACGATTTGCTACTTTCATCGAAAAGAATTAAAACCCGGATTGGCAAAAAGTTTAAATACACGTTCCTTACTGAACACCCCTTGTCATCAAATGGCCTTATCTGTCATAAATTACAGCCCATTACAATTTTTGTATTGGTATGATACGCCGGAAGATGTACTGGAGGTGCCCGAACTGGAATTTTTCGACAAACTATCTACCGTTTGGGACGATACCCAAGTAGTGAACGGAGAAATAGGCGAATATATAACTATTGCCCGCAGAAAAGGAAATACTTGGTTTGTGGGGGCTATTACCAATAATCATGCCCGCAAAATAGAAGTGCCTTTGTCGTTCTTGGAAGTTGATAAAAAATATGAACTTACCTTATATACCGACGGAAATGAAAAGGTAAAAAGCCCTACTCATGTAGCTATCACGCAGAAAATAGTGACAAACAAATCTATTTTAAAACCGGATGTACTTCCCAGGGGAGGATGTGCCATGATTATACAAGAAAAATGATCTGTTGCCATGTATAAGTTGATAATAGGAATAACCATAAGTTTGCTCTTCTTTTCATGCTTTTCTCCGGAAAAAAATGTTATGGTAGAACAAGAATTGACTTATTGCGCCCGGCAAGTAAAGAAATCGTTTCCTTTCCTAGCTGATTCGACCAAGCTTCCCCGGAATATAAAAGCGGAAAGCAAAAATTGGGATTGTACGTCTATCTACGACTGGACCAGCGGGTTTTGGCCCGGTATCCTTTGGTATGTGTATGAATACACACAAGACAATGCTATACGCCGGCAAGCGGAGCGTTTTACCTCGGCTTTATTCCCTGTGGCTAACCGGCGTGCAGAACATCATGATTTGGGCTTTATGGTGTTCTGTAGTTTAGGAAACGGATATCGGCTGACTCAAAATGCACTTTATAGGGATATACTTCTACGTACAGCCGATTCATTAGCCACCCTTTATAATCCTACTGTAGGAACGATCTGCTCTTGGCCGGGTATGCGAAAGAAAATGCAATGGCCGCACAACACCATTATCGATAATATGATTAACCTGGAATTGTTGTTCTGGGCCTCTAAAAATGGAGGAGGCAAACATCTTTACCAGATAGCGGAACGCCATGCTGAGGTTACCATGAGAAACCAGTTCCGGGATGACTACAGTACTTGTCATGTGGTAGTATACGATACTATCACCGGCCAACGTATCAGTCAAGTAACACACCAGGGATATAACAATACATCTATGTGGGCACGTGGGCAAGCATGGGCAATCTATGGATTTACAATGTGCTACCGGGAAACTCGGAATCCGGCTTTCCTGGCAACGGCAGAACGTGCAGCCGATATTTACCTGGCTAAGCTTCCGGCGGATTATATTCCCTATTGGGACTTCAATGCCCCGGATATTCCGCATGCGCCGCGAGATGCTTCGGCTGCTGCCATCGTAGCCTCAGGACTGTTAGAACTATGTCAAGTAACTACACGGTCGAAGGCAACCCGGTATAAGAAAGCAGCCTTAAAAATGTTAGCATCACTTTCTTCCTCTTATTACCAAAGCCGGGAACAAAATAATGCATTTTTACTTCACTCGACGGGACATTACCCGAATCAGTCGGAAGTGGATAGGTCTATTATATATGCTGATTATTACTATATAGAAGCTCTTATGAGGTTGAAAAAGTTAAATGGCGAATAAATTCGTAAGTTATGAAAGCGCAGTACGTTTATATACTTTTCCTCTTTGGGGTCTTGTCCTTTCAGGCTCTATCTTGTTATGCCCAACAAGACAAAGATTACTATTTCTATACACCGGAGGAAATACAAACTTTAAAAAAATCGGCTACTACTCGTTGGGGAAAGAAAATTGTAGCTAAGCTACAAGATGAAATAGATAATCGTTTACAGCATTCTATGGTAGTGCCATCTGTAGAAGGAGGGCACGGCCATCATTACTTCTGTCCGATACATAATACTCAATTTGTGTTCGATTGGGAAAGTCCTGATGCCCATTATTGCCAAGCCTGCGGTAAAAAGTGGGAAAATGTAGATCGTTACAATTGGGCATGGATCAATGTGGTACATAATGAAAACCTCAAATTTCTGAAAGCCAACATGTATATGTATCTGATTACAGGCAAAAAAATATATGCAGAGCATATCATCCGCTTGCTTTCGGATTATGCTGCTAAGTATCCCGGCTATATAGAACATGACCGGGAGCGGAAAGCCACAACTGCTTATAGTGGAAGAATGTTTGCACAAAGCCTGGATGAGGCAGTCTGGGCGATTGATGCGGCAAGAGCTTATTTAGTTGCCTCTGAAGTTATGACAGCTGATGAGAAACAACAGATCCGGGAAGGTTATTTAAAGATATGTGCCAATATGCTTCTTAACCGGTCGGATAAAGGCAACTGGCAAATATGGCATAATGGAGCAATCGCTAGTTTGGGAGTTGCTTTGAAAAATGATAGCATTATTCACTTGGCATTAAAGAAACCTTCCTTAGGCTATGAAGACATGTTAGAAAAAAATGTTTACGATGACGGGTGGTGGAATGAAGGCTCCATCGTATATCATTTCTATCCTTTACGCTCTTTACTGCTTACCGCTGAAGCTGTACGTTGCCGTCGAATTAACCTATACGGTAAAAAGCTGTATAATATGTTTAGTGCTCCTGTAAATATGTTATATCCGGATTTAACGTTCCCTTCTCAAAATGACGGATGGTATGGGACTTCTCTCGTATCTCAGGCTAGTTTGTACGAAATAGTATCCTTGCGTTACCCGGATCCTTTGTTCAAAAACTTACTGGCATTATGTTATCGGAAAACGGAACGCAATTCTCCGGAAGCTTTATTCAACGGAGAAACATTACCGGAAGATGTCCGGTTACTCGATCTTAAAAGCTATTTATTTCCGAATTTAGGGGTAGGGATACTCCGTTCAAAAAATAACATGCTGGTAGTAAAATACGGTCCGTCGGGTGGTCTTCACGGACATCCGGATAAATTAACTCTTACTCTGCATAACGGTGAAAGTGAAGTATTTCCTGATTTGGGGACTCCCGCTTACGGTGTCCCGGATTGTTATACTTGGTATCGTAAATCCATATCCCATTCTACTGTTACCATAGATGGAAAAGACCAATTACCGAGCACAGGACAATTAATATATTTTCATCCCTCTTCTTCCGGCGGTAAAATAAAAGTTTGTGTCGACAGTGCTTATAAAAATGTAAAGATGTTGCGTAGCGTAAGTTTGGTGGGAAATAAACTGGAAGATAAATATGAATGTATCTCTGACACAGAACATACCTATGATTATGTGTTAATTTTAAAAGAACCCATCGAGTTTGGAGGAATAGAAGATACTTCCATTCTAAAAAACTACGAACGTATTTCTCATGTGAAACAAAAGAAACTGCAAGGAAGCTTACAATTTGCTTTATCGAATGCAACGGTCTCTATTCAGGTAAATTCCAATAAAGAAGTCTATGTTATTTCGGGAGTTGCTCCGGGAATTCCACCTTCCGGGACACAAGAAGGAAAAAATGTATATCCCTTGATTATCCGTGTAAAAGATAAAAAGATGGATATCGTAACTCAATGCAAATTAAAAAATAAATTAATATGAAATCTATTATTTTATGAAAGCTACAAAACATGTATTTATTTCTTTTTTGCTTTGCTTAATGCTACATACAGTCGTCTATGCAAAAGTAAAACTTCCTGAAATAGTAGGAGACAATATGGTATTACAACAAAATACCCAGGTAAAATTATGGGGAACAGCCAATCCGGGAGAAAAAATCAAATTAATTACATCTTGGAACAAAAAAAGATATTTTACTCAAGCCGATAAGAAAGGAAAGTGGTTCATTTTGGTTTCAACTCCGGCGGCTAGTTATAAGACTTACAGAATTACTATTAGTAGTGAAACGAAAACTATATTGAATAATATTCTTATCGGGGAAGTATGGTTTTGTTCGGGACAATCCAATATGCAAATGCCTCTGAAAGGATTTTTTAATTGTCCTGTGAAAGAAGCTAACAAAACCATTGCATTAGCAGGCCGATATAAAAATATTCGTCTGGCTACCATTCCGCCTACTTCTGCCATTACACCTCAGTCCTCTTGTCCGGGAAAATGGCTGGAATGCACTCCGGAAAACGCTGCAAACTTCAGTGCAGTTGCTTTTTATTTTGCCGAGATGCTTACGCAGGCACTGGATGTTCCGGTAGGTGTGATCAATTGCAGTTGGGGTGGTTCCCGGGTAGAAGGATGGATGAAAAAAGAAATTTTGGAGACTTATCCGGATATTGACCTGACACAAGTAGGCAGCAAAAAAATCAACCCGGCCAATCAACCTCTCATCATGTACAATGGGATGTTGTACCCCATGACCAATTATACGGTTAAGGGTTTTTTATGGTATCAGGGAGAAGCCAATGTCTGGCATCATCAAACTTATGCTGAACGTTTAGCGAGAATGGTTGAACTATGGAGGGAAGAATGGGGATTGGGTGAATTGCCTTTTTATTACGTGGAAATTGCTCCTTACGAGTATGGGAAAGGCGACCATGCTGCTTATTTACGGGAAGCGCAATACAAAGCACAGAAGCTTATTCCGAATAGTGGAATGATTTCTACAAATGATTTGGTTGAAGAATCTGAAAGAACAAATGTCCATCCTAAAAATAAAAAAACAGTGGGCGAACGTCTCTGTTATATGGCGTTAGCAGATACGTATGGTTACCAAAACAGTATATATTCTCGTGGTCCCGAATATAAATCTATGAAAATAAAAGATGGGAAAGTATATTTATCTTTTTTGCATGTAGAGGAGGGATTCAACCGCAAGGACCATATTATAGGCTTTGAAATAGCCGGCATGGATAAAATATTCTATCCTGCTTCTGCTATTGTCGATTTAAAGAGTAAACAAGTTGTTGTTTTTTCAGAGGAGGTAAAAGAACCTGTAGCGGTTCGTTATGGTTTTCGTAATTATCTTCCCGGAAACTTATGTAATTCCAGAGAACTTCCGATGGTTCCTTTTCGTACGGACTACTGGTAACTGATAATAAAGTTTTCAAAAAATAAAAGTTTATTGTAAGTACATTGCTCCGATACAAGTTATGGTAAGCTTGTTACCATAAATAGAAGGATATTTTTTGAAAGCATTAAAGAATTACTTTTTATTACGGCTAACATGCAATAAGTATCCTAAACTTTTTATCTCCTTTTATTGTTGATCAAGAACAGTATTTAAAATTACGTTTCAATAAATCACTATTGCCTGTTATGTCCTTTATAAACCTGTATTGACCATGTTTTGCTCGATAATCCATATCAAGTTTATTTAGAGTTGGTGTAAGAGAGCCGTGAGGATAGATATATGCTATATTACTTCCTTCTGCAGAGAATTTTGTGGTCAAAGATTTTTCTACTTGAATACATGAAAGATATTAGGATTGTCTATTACATGGACGATAACTCCTTTTCATTCTTTTAACTTTGCAATAGTAGGTAGAGACTTGCTATCGCTAGTTGTAACAGTAATGTTTAATTGATTATTTGCGCCTCGTATTCCTGTAACAATTCTTGATAAATTATCACTAAATACGTACATTGATAATCCATATAATAGGATAAATGTGATTCTGTCCGCATACACCTTCTCCTTTTCGAACAAGGTCTTGTATGTGAATGGTATTGGTAATACCTCCTGTGTAATATGTTTTTTGAGATTCTCTTCCTACTGTGCAGAGTTTGATGGATAACCATTTACATTCCAGAAGTTCTGTATATCTGTCAATACAGATTCGATTGCTTCCAATTCAGTTATGGCCACATTGATATTGTTATACTCCTCTAAGCAAGTAGAAATCTTCTTGATAATCAAA
This window harbors:
- a CDS encoding glycoside hydrolase family 88 protein, producing the protein MYKLIIGITISLLFFSCFSPEKNVMVEQELTYCARQVKKSFPFLADSTKLPRNIKAESKNWDCTSIYDWTSGFWPGILWYVYEYTQDNAIRRQAERFTSALFPVANRRAEHHDLGFMVFCSLGNGYRLTQNALYRDILLRTADSLATLYNPTVGTICSWPGMRKKMQWPHNTIIDNMINLELLFWASKNGGGKHLYQIAERHAEVTMRNQFRDDYSTCHVVVYDTITGQRISQVTHQGYNNTSMWARGQAWAIYGFTMCYRETRNPAFLATAERAADIYLAKLPADYIPYWDFNAPDIPHAPRDASAAAIVASGLLELCQVTTRSKATRYKKAALKMLASLSSSYYQSREQNNAFLLHSTGHYPNQSEVDRSIIYADYYYIEALMRLKKLNGE
- a CDS encoding glycoside hydrolase family 97 protein, which encodes MKTSYLSSILICLSLLSATVSAQQESLVSPDGKLKFSLTVSHTPQNQGELVYEISYKDRQVVLPSRLGISGWEQDMEIESLRKSSANETWKPVYGERSEIKDQYNQHVYVIKTKKRGDRLHLIVRAYDAGIAFRYQYAGSSYLRISSEKTSFRFPENTHGWFAPFAQAAYQYLPLKDWPGEAERPLTLKLDNGIYVSLGEAEMVNYSRTKFTIPSGEENKICCKMYDAVEEIAPFATPWRVIMVAEKAKDLLQNNDIFLNLNPSCQIENTSWIKPGKVIRCVSLTTGGAKKTVDFAVKRKLEYIHFDAGWYGAETSKESDPRKSDVDPQRCSVNDLDIPEVVKYAKSKGIGVWLYVNQRALAEHLDEILPLYRTWGIAGIKFGFVHVGSFRWTTWLHNAVKQCARYNLMVDIHDEYRPTGFSRTYPNLLTQEGVRGNEEFPDGIVNTTLPFTRFLAGPADYTICYFHRKELKPGLAKSLNTRSLLNTPCHQMALSVINYSPLQFLYWYDTPEDVLEVPELEFFDKLSTVWDDTQVVNGEIGEYITIARRKGNTWFVGAITNNHARKIEVPLSFLEVDKKYELTLYTDGNEKVKSPTHVAITQKIVTNKSILKPDVLPRGGCAMIIQEK
- a CDS encoding heparinase II/III domain-containing protein → MKAQYVYILFLFGVLSFQALSCYAQQDKDYYFYTPEEIQTLKKSATTRWGKKIVAKLQDEIDNRLQHSMVVPSVEGGHGHHYFCPIHNTQFVFDWESPDAHYCQACGKKWENVDRYNWAWINVVHNENLKFLKANMYMYLITGKKIYAEHIIRLLSDYAAKYPGYIEHDRERKATTAYSGRMFAQSLDEAVWAIDAARAYLVASEVMTADEKQQIREGYLKICANMLLNRSDKGNWQIWHNGAIASLGVALKNDSIIHLALKKPSLGYEDMLEKNVYDDGWWNEGSIVYHFYPLRSLLLTAEAVRCRRINLYGKKLYNMFSAPVNMLYPDLTFPSQNDGWYGTSLVSQASLYEIVSLRYPDPLFKNLLALCYRKTERNSPEALFNGETLPEDVRLLDLKSYLFPNLGVGILRSKNNMLVVKYGPSGGLHGHPDKLTLTLHNGESEVFPDLGTPAYGVPDCYTWYRKSISHSTVTIDGKDQLPSTGQLIYFHPSSSGGKIKVCVDSAYKNVKMLRSVSLVGNKLEDKYECISDTEHTYDYVLILKEPIEFGGIEDTSILKNYERISHVKQKKLQGSLQFALSNATVSIQVNSNKEVYVISGVAPGIPPSGTQEGKNVYPLIIRVKDKKMDIVTQCKLKNKLI
- a CDS encoding sialate O-acetylesterase; translated protein: MLHTVVYAKVKLPEIVGDNMVLQQNTQVKLWGTANPGEKIKLITSWNKKRYFTQADKKGKWFILVSTPAASYKTYRITISSETKTILNNILIGEVWFCSGQSNMQMPLKGFFNCPVKEANKTIALAGRYKNIRLATIPPTSAITPQSSCPGKWLECTPENAANFSAVAFYFAEMLTQALDVPVGVINCSWGGSRVEGWMKKEILETYPDIDLTQVGSKKINPANQPLIMYNGMLYPMTNYTVKGFLWYQGEANVWHHQTYAERLARMVELWREEWGLGELPFYYVEIAPYEYGKGDHAAYLREAQYKAQKLIPNSGMISTNDLVEESERTNVHPKNKKTVGERLCYMALADTYGYQNSIYSRGPEYKSMKIKDGKVYLSFLHVEEGFNRKDHIIGFEIAGMDKIFYPASAIVDLKSKQVVVFSEEVKEPVAVRYGFRNYLPGNLCNSRELPMVPFRTDYW